The following proteins come from a genomic window of Achromobacter deleyi:
- a CDS encoding peptidylprolyl isomerase encodes MPVTINGVELTDADMEQELPLHADAPNPMRAATTALVLRRVLLDEAARQGLDPASEDDAIGALLARHAPAPEADEAACRRYYQANPQRFIVGELIEADHILFQVTPGVNLDMLRAHASAVLADLLADPSTFAEVARRQSNCPSAAVGGNLGQLGRGDTVPEFEKAVFALPAGGLLPQVLETRHGLHIVRVTRRIEGRLLPFEQVHESIASALTAASRDTAWRQYARLLVERADVRGIDLGGAEDDRVFGSPS; translated from the coding sequence ATGCCTGTGACCATCAACGGCGTCGAACTGACCGACGCGGATATGGAACAAGAACTGCCGCTGCACGCGGACGCGCCCAACCCGATGCGCGCCGCCACCACGGCGCTGGTGCTGCGGCGGGTGCTGCTGGACGAGGCGGCAAGGCAGGGGCTGGACCCCGCCTCGGAAGACGACGCCATCGGCGCCTTGCTGGCGCGCCACGCGCCGGCGCCCGAGGCCGACGAGGCGGCCTGCCGGCGCTACTACCAGGCCAATCCGCAGCGCTTCATCGTGGGCGAGCTGATCGAGGCCGACCACATCCTGTTCCAGGTCACCCCCGGGGTGAACCTGGACATGCTGCGGGCCCACGCCAGCGCCGTGCTGGCCGACCTGCTGGCCGATCCTTCCACCTTCGCCGAAGTGGCGCGGCGGCAGTCGAACTGTCCGTCCGCGGCGGTCGGCGGTAACCTGGGACAGCTGGGGCGCGGCGACACGGTGCCCGAATTCGAGAAGGCCGTGTTCGCCTTGCCGGCCGGCGGCCTGCTGCCGCAGGTGCTGGAGACCCGCCACGGGCTGCACATCGTGCGGGTGACGCGGCGCATCGAAGGACGGCTGCTGCCGTTCGAGCAGGTGCATGAATCGATCGCCTCGGCCCTGACCGCCGCCAGCCGCGACACCGCCTGGCGCCAGTACGCCAGGCTGCTGGTGGAACGCGCCGACGTGCGCGGCATCGACCTGGGCGGCGCCGAGGACGACCGGGTGTTCGGGAGCCCGTCATGA
- the narJ gene encoding nitrate reductase molybdenum cofactor assembly chaperone, which produces MSLYRLLSALLCYPEQELLDALTEVESALAAYPEAEETLQPLIGYLASQDLIPLQENYVATFDRNRAHSLHLFEHVHGESRDRGQAMVDLLETYRQHGFEPVVSELPDHVPLFLEFLGVIDPAVAQDLLDDAIHVLAAIGARLARNESPYASVFVVLRGLSRVTPREQTAPPVRDMDEAMETFGTGADGVEPLLRPFSGDGAQAVRFYPRAPATR; this is translated from the coding sequence ATGAGCCTTTATCGCCTGCTTTCCGCGCTGCTCTGCTACCCCGAACAGGAGCTGCTCGACGCCCTGACCGAGGTCGAGAGCGCGCTGGCCGCCTATCCGGAGGCCGAGGAGACCCTGCAACCGCTGATCGGTTACCTGGCCAGCCAGGACCTGATTCCGTTGCAGGAGAACTACGTCGCCACCTTCGACCGCAACCGCGCCCATTCTCTGCACCTGTTCGAGCACGTGCACGGCGAAAGCCGCGACCGTGGCCAGGCCATGGTCGACCTGCTCGAGACCTACCGCCAGCACGGCTTCGAGCCGGTGGTGTCGGAACTGCCGGACCACGTGCCGCTGTTCCTGGAGTTCCTGGGCGTGATCGACCCGGCCGTGGCGCAGGACCTGCTGGACGACGCCATCCACGTGCTGGCCGCCATCGGCGCGCGCCTGGCGCGCAACGAAAGCCCGTACGCCAGCGTCTTCGTCGTGCTGCGCGGCCTGTCGCGGGTCACGCCGCGCGAACAGACCGCGCCGCCGGTGCGCGACATGGACGAAGCCATGGAGACCTTCGGCACCGGCGCCGACGGCGTCGAGCCGCTGCTGCGCCCGTTCTCGGGCGACGGCGCGCAAGCCGTGCGCTTCTATCCCCGCGCGCCGGCGACCCGCTAA
- a CDS encoding carbonic anhydrase produces MRDLERLVDGFQRFQQQYYEEAPSLYRNLRDGQHPSTLLVGCCDSRVDPAMLLGCDPGDIFTVRNVANLVPPPDRDQGHHGVLAAIQFAVEQLKVSRIIVLGHAQCGGIRALMERPARGDGEPDYLNRWMDIAEPARQRVLNQMPAASAAERRRACEQASILISLRNLEALPCVQRRLQAGDLTLHGWYFDLVAGALLAYSARADAFLPIVCPLFTEPA; encoded by the coding sequence ATGCGCGACCTGGAACGGCTGGTGGACGGCTTTCAACGCTTCCAGCAGCAATACTACGAAGAGGCGCCGTCGCTCTACCGCAACCTGCGCGACGGCCAGCACCCCAGCACGCTGCTGGTGGGCTGCTGCGACTCGCGGGTCGATCCGGCCATGCTGCTGGGCTGCGATCCGGGCGACATCTTCACCGTGCGCAACGTCGCCAACCTGGTGCCGCCGCCAGACCGCGACCAGGGCCATCACGGCGTGCTGGCCGCGATCCAGTTCGCGGTCGAGCAGCTCAAGGTCAGCCGCATCATCGTGCTGGGCCATGCCCAGTGCGGCGGCATCCGCGCGCTGATGGAACGGCCGGCACGCGGCGACGGCGAGCCGGATTACCTGAACCGCTGGATGGACATCGCCGAACCGGCGCGCCAGCGGGTGCTGAACCAGATGCCGGCGGCCTCCGCGGCCGAGCGCCGGCGGGCCTGCGAGCAGGCCTCGATCCTGATCTCGCTGCGCAACCTGGAGGCGTTGCCGTGCGTGCAGCGGCGCCTGCAGGCCGGCGACCTGACCCTGCACGGCTGGTATTTCGACCTGGTGGCGGGCGCTTTGCTGGCATACTCGGCGCGGGCGGACGCGTTCCTGCCCATCGTCTGTCCCTTGTTCACGGAGCCCGCATGA
- the moaA gene encoding GTP 3',8-cyclase MoaA, which produces MTPAPALAVAPAASVATLAPAAPRGLVDGFGRRIDYLRVSVTDRCDLRCGYCMPKGFKGFEEPANWLRHDEMARLVDLFAGLGVRRVRLTGGEPLLRRGVTDLAATIAALPGVDDLSLSTNGTQLARHAAALRAAGVDRLNISLDTLDAAEFGRITGRDCLDAVLAGLRAARDAGFAPIKLNSVVHAATPEADVRRLLDYAVAQGFILRLIEPMPVGDCGRRYAHADLGALGARLAADAGLVPALAGQGAGPARYWSAGGGAPVLGVITPMSRHFCAACNRVRLGVDGTLYLCLGQEDQVPLGRLLRDGASDAELEQAIRAGIAAKPERHEFTTRPERIVRFMSQTGG; this is translated from the coding sequence ATGACGCCCGCTCCCGCCCTGGCGGTGGCGCCGGCGGCTTCGGTTGCCACCCTCGCGCCCGCCGCGCCGCGGGGGCTGGTCGACGGTTTCGGCCGCCGCATCGACTACCTGCGCGTCTCGGTCACCGACCGCTGTGACCTGCGCTGCGGCTACTGCATGCCCAAGGGCTTCAAGGGTTTCGAGGAGCCCGCCAACTGGTTGCGCCACGACGAAATGGCGCGCCTGGTGGATCTGTTCGCCGGCCTGGGCGTGCGCCGCGTGCGCCTGACCGGCGGCGAACCGCTGCTGCGCCGGGGCGTGACGGACCTGGCGGCCACCATCGCCGCGTTGCCGGGGGTGGACGACCTGTCGCTGTCGACCAACGGCACCCAGCTGGCGCGCCATGCGGCCGCATTGCGCGCGGCGGGCGTGGATCGCCTGAATATCAGCCTGGACACGCTGGACGCGGCCGAGTTCGGCCGCATCACCGGCCGCGACTGCCTCGACGCGGTGCTGGCGGGGCTGCGCGCCGCGCGCGACGCGGGCTTCGCGCCGATCAAGCTCAACAGCGTGGTGCACGCCGCCACGCCCGAAGCCGACGTGCGCAGGCTGCTGGACTACGCCGTGGCGCAGGGCTTCATCCTGCGCCTGATCGAGCCGATGCCGGTGGGCGATTGCGGCCGCCGCTACGCCCATGCCGACCTGGGCGCGCTGGGCGCGCGGCTCGCGGCCGACGCCGGCCTGGTGCCGGCGCTGGCGGGGCAGGGCGCGGGCCCGGCGCGCTACTGGAGCGCCGGCGGCGGCGCCCCGGTGCTGGGCGTCATCACCCCCATGTCGCGCCATTTCTGCGCCGCCTGCAACCGCGTGCGGCTGGGGGTGGACGGCACGCTCTACCTGTGCCTGGGCCAGGAAGACCAGGTGCCGCTGGGCCGGCTGCTGCGCGACGGCGCCAGCGACGCCGAGCTGGAACAGGCGATCCGGGCCGGCATCGCCGCCAAGCCGGAACGCCACGAATTCACCACCCGGCCCGAGCGCATCGTGCGCTTCATGTCGCAGACCGGAGGCTGA
- the mobB gene encoding molybdopterin-guanine dinucleotide biosynthesis protein B, producing the protein MTPVFGIAGRSGSGKTTLIEAMLPLLGARGLKVSVIKHSHHDFEMEPPAKDSARFRQAGAQEVMVASPFRYAIVHELRGAPEPSLAEQVARLAPADLVLVEGFKQAAIPRIEVYRPALGKPPLHAEDASFLAVVTDAALDTGLPCLPLNDPAAVADFIVRALGRG; encoded by the coding sequence ATGACCCCCGTTTTCGGCATCGCCGGCCGCTCAGGCAGCGGCAAGACCACCCTGATCGAGGCCATGCTGCCGCTGCTGGGCGCGCGCGGCCTGAAGGTCAGCGTCATCAAGCACAGCCACCACGACTTCGAAATGGAGCCGCCCGCCAAGGACAGCGCGCGCTTTCGCCAGGCCGGGGCGCAGGAGGTGATGGTGGCGTCGCCGTTCCGCTACGCCATCGTGCATGAGCTGCGCGGAGCGCCCGAGCCGTCGCTGGCCGAGCAGGTGGCCCGCCTGGCGCCGGCCGACCTGGTGCTGGTCGAGGGCTTCAAGCAGGCCGCCATCCCCCGCATCGAGGTCTACCGCCCGGCGCTGGGCAAGCCGCCGCTGCACGCCGAGGACGCCAGCTTCCTGGCCGTCGTGACCGACGCGGCGCTCGATACCGGCTTGCCCTGCCTGCCGTTGAACGACCCGGCGGCGGTGGCCGATTTCATCGTCCGCGCGCTGGGGCGGGGCTGA
- a CDS encoding type IV pili methyl-accepting chemotaxis transducer N-terminal domain-containing protein, protein MTMPDSSADAQGLPSPRHRLSTRIVASSLLALIVVLGMIGLTLWLSWQLEGAGAAINDTGSLRMRANRVAVELMRPQAGRQVRTEEQVRLMDDTIARLERGNPARPLFIPNDPTIRQHWHGVADYWRDIMRPAAMRAIAREDAAEYLQTLPDFVARADELVRMIEQDNAGKTTSLRLSQGVLAAIASAGTLAMIYLLYLWIIAPVLRLRDGLQRMAAREFSTRLPVESEDEFGVLSRGFNRMADELQSLYTGLEQRVGEKTAQLAAQNRDIGALYDMAAFLNQPNDIEAMCQGFLRRVMLQFDAEGGSIRALDPDNEKLNLVVSVGLSEELVESEHCMRVDDCYCGVATRQAGVIVIQDLRQVPSQADLNCQRDGFASVAVFRIVTRDEVLGSYSLHFREPRKLAASESQLLETLGQHLGVALDNRRLGAQARQLAVVQERGLVAQGLHDSLAQGLNFLNLQLQLLDAAVKRGDQAEVEEILPLLRTGVDESYKDVRELLTNFRDKLGQGDLKTAIQDTVERFRRQTGMRTDLAFSQGVGAPLAPEQQLQVLFILQEALSNVRKHSEADRVDIVVRNDRDFNLLIADNGQGYDPAEVSERGEAHIGLHIMRERAARMHGTITMKSRPGGGTRIALTLPGAERQAA, encoded by the coding sequence ATGACCATGCCCGATTCCTCCGCCGACGCCCAGGGGCTGCCGTCGCCGCGCCACCGGCTGTCGACGCGCATCGTCGCCAGTTCGCTGCTGGCGCTGATCGTGGTGCTGGGCATGATTGGCCTGACGCTGTGGCTGTCGTGGCAGCTGGAAGGGGCGGGCGCGGCCATCAACGACACCGGCAGCCTGCGCATGCGCGCCAACCGCGTCGCGGTCGAGCTGATGCGGCCGCAGGCCGGGCGCCAGGTGCGCACCGAGGAACAGGTGCGGCTGATGGACGACACCATTGCCCGGCTGGAGCGCGGCAACCCGGCGCGGCCGCTGTTCATTCCCAACGACCCGACCATCCGCCAGCATTGGCATGGCGTGGCCGACTACTGGCGCGACATCATGCGGCCGGCGGCGATGCGCGCCATCGCCCGCGAGGACGCGGCGGAATACCTGCAGACGCTGCCCGATTTCGTCGCCCGCGCCGACGAGCTGGTGCGCATGATCGAACAGGACAACGCCGGCAAGACCACCTCGTTGCGGCTGTCGCAGGGCGTGCTGGCGGCCATCGCCAGCGCCGGCACCCTGGCGATGATCTACCTGCTGTACCTGTGGATCATCGCGCCGGTCCTGCGCCTGCGCGACGGCCTGCAGCGCATGGCGGCGCGCGAGTTCAGCACCCGCCTGCCGGTCGAGAGCGAGGACGAGTTCGGCGTGCTGTCGCGCGGTTTCAACCGCATGGCCGACGAGTTGCAGAGCCTGTACACCGGCCTGGAGCAGCGCGTGGGCGAAAAGACCGCGCAGCTGGCGGCGCAGAACCGCGACATCGGCGCGCTGTACGACATGGCGGCGTTCCTGAACCAGCCCAACGACATCGAGGCGATGTGCCAGGGCTTCCTGCGCCGCGTCATGCTGCAGTTCGACGCCGAGGGCGGCAGCATCCGCGCGCTCGATCCCGACAACGAAAAGCTCAACCTGGTGGTGTCGGTGGGGCTGTCCGAGGAACTGGTCGAGTCCGAGCACTGCATGCGGGTCGACGACTGCTATTGCGGCGTGGCCACCCGCCAGGCCGGCGTCATCGTGATCCAGGACCTGCGCCAGGTGCCGTCGCAGGCGGACCTGAACTGCCAGCGCGACGGCTTCGCCAGCGTGGCCGTGTTCCGCATCGTTACGCGCGACGAGGTGCTGGGCTCGTATTCGCTGCATTTCCGCGAGCCGCGCAAGCTGGCCGCGTCCGAATCGCAGCTGCTGGAGACCCTGGGACAGCACCTGGGGGTGGCGCTGGACAACCGCCGCCTGGGCGCCCAGGCGCGCCAGCTGGCGGTGGTGCAGGAGCGCGGCCTGGTGGCGCAGGGGCTGCACGACAGCCTGGCGCAAGGGTTGAATTTCCTGAACCTGCAATTGCAGCTGCTGGACGCCGCGGTCAAGCGCGGCGACCAGGCCGAGGTCGAGGAGATCCTGCCGCTGCTGCGCACCGGCGTGGATGAAAGCTACAAGGACGTGCGCGAACTGCTGACCAATTTCCGCGACAAGCTCGGCCAGGGCGACCTGAAGACCGCCATCCAGGACACGGTCGAGCGTTTCCGCCGCCAGACCGGCATGCGCACGGACCTGGCCTTCAGCCAGGGCGTGGGCGCGCCGCTGGCGCCCGAACAGCAGTTGCAGGTGCTGTTCATCCTGCAGGAAGCGCTGTCCAACGTGCGCAAGCATTCCGAGGCGGACCGGGTCGACATCGTGGTGCGCAACGACCGCGATTTCAACCTGCTGATCGCCGACAACGGCCAGGGCTACGACCCGGCCGAGGTGTCGGAGCGCGGCGAGGCCCACATCGGCCTGCACATCATGCGCGAACGCGCCGCCCGCATGCATGGCACGATTACAATGAAGTCCCGGCCCGGCGGCGGCACGCGCATCGCGCTGACCCTGCCCGGGGCTGAACGCCAGGCCGCCTGA
- the narI gene encoding respiratory nitrate reductase subunit gamma, translated as MNSLNQFFFGIYPYIALTVFLLGSLARFEREQYTWKTDSSQLLHRGQLRLGNILFHVGILGLFFGHLVGLLTPVVVWDTLGVSHTLKQTVAMVAGGVMGGLCLIGLLILIHRRLSDPRIRKTTRPGDKLLLLWILVTLLLGLSTIALSAGHMDGEMMVRLMHWAQHIVTFRSGAADFVAEVPPLFKAHLFMGLTLFVIFPFTRLVHVWSGFASVGYLGRAWQLVRPR; from the coding sequence ATGAATTCCCTGAACCAGTTCTTCTTCGGCATCTATCCCTACATCGCCCTGACGGTGTTCCTGCTGGGCAGCCTGGCGCGCTTCGAGCGCGAGCAGTACACCTGGAAGACCGACAGCTCGCAGCTGCTGCACCGCGGCCAGCTGCGGCTGGGCAATATCCTGTTCCACGTCGGCATCCTGGGGCTGTTCTTCGGCCACCTGGTCGGCCTTTTGACCCCGGTGGTGGTGTGGGACACGCTGGGCGTATCGCACACGCTCAAGCAGACGGTGGCCATGGTGGCCGGCGGCGTCATGGGCGGGCTGTGCCTGATCGGCCTCCTGATCCTGATCCACCGCCGCCTGAGCGACCCGCGCATCCGCAAGACCACCCGGCCCGGCGACAAGCTGTTGCTGCTGTGGATCCTGGTGACGCTGCTGCTGGGCCTGTCCACCATCGCGCTGTCGGCCGGCCACATGGACGGCGAGATGATGGTGCGCCTGATGCACTGGGCGCAGCACATCGTCACCTTCCGCAGTGGCGCCGCCGACTTCGTGGCCGAGGTGCCGCCGTTGTTCAAGGCGCACCTGTTCATGGGCCTCACCCTGTTCGTGATCTTCCCGTTCACGCGCCTGGTGCACGTCTGGAGCGGCTTCGCCTCGGTCGGCTACCTGGGCCGCGCCTGGCAACTGGTGCGTCCGCGCTGA